In Hermetia illucens chromosome 1, iHerIll2.2.curated.20191125, whole genome shotgun sequence, one genomic interval encodes:
- the LOC119648000 gene encoding adult cuticle protein 1-like: MKFAVVVVLLAVALGIEASGLAWGAHYAPALSYTAVSGPAAHGAWGHGAWAGPAAWGHGAWAGPAAWGAHGAWAAPAAVDVSHGAYGHGAWGHGAWGHGAWSAPAVAVHAPAAVHAPAAVAVHAPTAVAAHAAIAPAAHAWGHEGSYVAQTRGATHVAPLAGHAHSAAAINVHPAPGTV, from the exons ATGAAA TTCGCCGTTGTCGTAGTCTTGTTGGCTGTTGCCCTTGGAATCGAAGCTTCAGGGCTTGCATGGGGTGCGCATTATGCTCCAGCCCTCTCATACACTGCCGTTAGTGGACCAGCTGCCCATGGTGCATGGGGACATGGAGCCTGGGCTGGTCCAGCTGCTTGGGGACATGGTGCATGGGCTGGTCCAGCTGCCTGGGGTGCTCATGGTGCATGGGCTGCTCCCGCTGCTGTAGATGTTTCTCATGGAGCCTATGGTCATGGAGCCTGGGGACATGGAGCTTGGGGTCATGGTGCCTGGTCTGCACCAGCTGTTGCCGTTCATGCTCCAGCCGCTGTCCATGCTCCTGCCGCTGTTGCTGTCCACGCCCCAACCGCCGTTGCTGCTCATGCCGCTATTGCCCCAGCTGCCCACGCTTGGGGTCATGAAGGAAGCTATGTAGCCCAAACTCGTGGTGCTACACATGTTGCTCCATTGGCTGGACATGCTCACTCGGCTGCTGCTATCAACGTTCACCCAGCCCCCGGAACTgtttaa
- the LOC119659409 gene encoding adult cuticle protein 1-like produces the protein MKFAVVVVLLAVALGIEASGLAWGAHYAPALSYTAVSGPAAHGAWGHGAWAGPAAWGHGAWAGPAAWGAHGAWAAPAAVDVSHGAYGHGAWGHGAWGHGAWSAPAVAVHAPAAVAVHAPTAVAAHAAIAPAAHAWGHEGSYVAQTRGATHVAPLAGHAHSAAAINVHPAPGTI, from the exons ATGAAA TTCGCCGTCGTCGTAGTCTTGTTGGCTGTCGCCCTTGGAATCGAAGCTTCAGGGCTTGCATGGGGTGCGCATTATGCTCCAGCCCTCTCATACACTGCCGTTAGTGGACCAGCTGCCCATGGTGCATGGGGACATGGAGCCTGGGCTGGTCCAGCTGCTTGGGGACATGGTGCATGGGCTGGTCCAGCTGCCTGGGGTGCTCATGGTGCATGGGCTGCTCCCGCTGCTGTAGATGTTTCTCATGGAGCCTATGGTCATGGAGCCTGGGGACATGGAGCTTGGGGTCATGGTGCCTGGTCTGCACCAGCTGTTGCCGTTCATGCTCCAGCCGCTGTTGCTGTCCACGCCCCAACCGCCGTTGCTGCTCATGCCGCTATTGCCCCAGCTGCCCACGCTTGGGGTCATGAAGGAAGCTATGTAGCCCAAACTCGTGGTGCTACCCATGTTGCTCCATTGGCTGGACATGCTCACTCGGCTGCTGCTATCAACGTTCACCCAGCTCCCGGAACAATCTAA